The following proteins are encoded in a genomic region of Pseudomonas saponiphila:
- a CDS encoding CbtB domain-containing protein, with translation MSIISSTSHSASSTSTLSQRLVAAIGASLLGACLVYFAGFSHIEAVHNAAHDTRHSAAFPCH, from the coding sequence ATGTCGATCATCAGCAGCACCAGCCATTCCGCCAGCAGCACCTCCACCCTGAGCCAGCGTCTGGTGGCCGCCATCGGCGCGTCGCTGCTGGGCGCCTGCCTGGTGTATTTCGCCGGTTTCTCCCATATCGAAGCGGTGCACAACGCCGCCCACGACACCCGTCACAGCGCCGCCTTCCCTTGCCATTGA
- the metH gene encoding methionine synthase translates to MSDRSARLHALQQALKERILILDGGMGTMIQSYKLEEQDYRGKRFADWPSDVKGNNDLLVLTRPDVIGAIEKAYLDAGADILETNTFNATQVSQADYGMEQLVYELNVEGARLARKVADAKTLETPDKPRFVAGVLGPTSRTCSLSPDVNNPGYRNVTFDELVENYTEATKGLIEGGADLILIETIFDTLNAKAAIFAVQGVFEELGFELPIMISGTITDASGRTLSGQTTEAFWNSVAHAKPISVGLNCALGASELRPYLEELSNKASTHVSAHPNAGLPNEFGEYDELPEQTAKVIEEFAQSGFLNIVGGCCGTTPGHIGAIAKAVAGYAPRQIPDIPKACRLSGLEPFTIDRNSLFVNVGERTNITGSAKFARLIREDNYTEALEVALQQVEAGAQVIDINMDEGMLDSKKAMVTFLNLIAGEPDISRVPIMIDSSKWEVIEAGLKCIQGKGIVNSISMKEGVEQFIHHAKLCKRYGAAVVVMAFDEVGQADTEARKKEICKRSYDILVNEVGFPPEDIIFDPNIFAVATGIEEHNNYAVDFINACAYIRDELPYALSSGGVSNVSFSFRGNNPVREAIHSVFLLHAIRNGLSMGIVNAGQLEIYDQIPQQLRDAVEDVVLNRTPNGTDALLAIADQFKGDGSVKEAETEEWRSWDVNKRLEHALVKGITTHIVEDTEESRQSFSRPIEVIEGPLMSGMNVVGDLFGAGKMFLPQVVKSARVMKQAVAHLIPFIELEKGDKPEAKGKILMATVKGDVHDIGKNIVGVVLGCNGYDIVDLGVMVPAEKILQVAKEQQCDIIGLSGLITPSLDEMVHVAREMQRQDFHLPLMIGGATTSKAHTAVKIEPKYSNDAVVYVTDASRAVGVATQLLSKELKAGFVEKTREEYVEVRERTANRSARTERLSYAAAIAKKPQFDWAGYQPVKPTFTGARVLDNIDLKVLAEYIDWTPFFISWDLAGKFPRILEDEVVGEAATALYKDAREMLDKLINEKLISARAVFGFWPANQVQDDDLEVYGDDGQPLARLHHLRQQIIKTDGKPNFSLADFVAPKDSGITDYVGGFITTAGIGAEEVAKAYQDAGDDYNSIMVKALADRLAEACAEWLHQQVRKDYWGYAKDEQLDNEALIKEQYSGIRPAPGYPACPDHTEKSTLFALLDPEASEGRAGRSGVFLTEHFAMFPAAAVSGWYFAHPQAQYFAVGKVDKDQVQSYTERKGQDLAVSERWLAPNLGYDN, encoded by the coding sequence ATGTCTGATCGCAGTGCTCGCCTCCACGCTCTCCAGCAAGCCCTCAAAGAGCGCATCCTGATTCTTGATGGCGGCATGGGCACCATGATCCAGAGCTACAAGCTCGAGGAGCAGGACTACCGCGGCAAGCGCTTCGCCGACTGGCCCAGCGACGTCAAGGGCAACAACGACTTGCTGGTGCTGACCCGCCCTGACGTGATCGGCGCCATCGAAAAAGCTTACCTGGATGCCGGTGCCGACATTCTCGAAACCAACACCTTCAACGCCACCCAGGTGTCCCAGGCCGACTACGGCATGGAGCAACTGGTCTACGAACTGAACGTAGAAGGCGCCCGCCTGGCGCGCAAGGTGGCGGATGCGAAAACCCTCGAAACTCCGGACAAGCCGCGCTTCGTCGCCGGTGTCCTGGGCCCGACCAGCCGCACCTGCTCACTGTCGCCGGACGTCAACAACCCCGGCTACCGCAACGTTACCTTCGATGAACTGGTGGAAAACTACACCGAGGCCACCAAGGGCCTGATCGAAGGCGGCGCCGACCTGATCCTGATCGAGACCATCTTCGACACCTTGAACGCCAAGGCGGCGATCTTCGCCGTGCAGGGCGTTTTCGAGGAGTTGGGCTTCGAACTCCCGATCATGATTTCCGGGACCATCACCGATGCCTCCGGCCGTACCCTGTCGGGCCAGACCACCGAAGCCTTCTGGAACTCCGTGGCCCACGCCAAGCCGATTTCGGTGGGCCTGAACTGCGCCCTGGGCGCCAGCGAGCTGCGCCCGTACCTGGAAGAACTGTCGAACAAGGCCAGCACCCATGTCTCGGCGCACCCCAACGCCGGCCTGCCCAACGAATTCGGCGAATACGACGAACTGCCGGAACAAACCGCCAAGGTCATCGAGGAGTTCGCCCAGAGCGGTTTCCTCAATATCGTCGGTGGCTGCTGCGGCACCACCCCGGGGCACATCGGCGCCATCGCCAAGGCCGTGGCCGGCTATGCCCCGCGGCAGATCCCGGACATTCCCAAGGCCTGCCGCCTGTCGGGCCTGGAGCCCTTCACCATCGATCGCAACTCGCTGTTCGTGAACGTCGGTGAACGCACCAACATCACCGGCTCGGCGAAATTCGCCCGGCTGATCCGCGAAGACAACTACACCGAAGCCCTGGAAGTCGCCCTGCAGCAGGTGGAAGCCGGCGCTCAGGTGATCGACATCAACATGGACGAGGGGATGCTGGATTCGAAGAAGGCCATGGTCACCTTCCTCAATCTGATCGCCGGCGAGCCGGACATCTCCCGCGTGCCGATCATGATCGACTCCTCGAAGTGGGAAGTGATCGAAGCCGGCCTCAAGTGCATCCAGGGCAAGGGCATCGTCAACTCCATCAGCATGAAGGAAGGCGTGGAGCAGTTCATTCACCACGCCAAGCTGTGCAAGCGCTACGGCGCCGCCGTGGTGGTGATGGCCTTCGACGAGGTCGGCCAGGCCGACACCGAGGCGCGCAAGAAGGAAATCTGCAAGCGCTCCTACGACATCCTGGTCAACGAAGTGGGCTTCCCGCCGGAAGACATCATCTTCGACCCGAACATCTTCGCCGTGGCCACCGGCATCGAGGAACACAACAACTACGCGGTGGACTTCATCAACGCCTGCGCCTACATCCGCGATGAGCTGCCCTATGCCCTGAGCTCCGGCGGCGTGTCCAACGTGTCGTTCTCGTTCCGCGGCAACAACCCGGTGCGCGAGGCGATCCACTCGGTGTTCCTGCTGCACGCGATCCGCAACGGCCTGAGCATGGGCATCGTCAACGCCGGCCAGTTGGAGATCTACGACCAGATCCCGCAGCAGCTGCGTGACGCCGTGGAAGACGTGGTACTCAACCGCACGCCGAACGGCACCGACGCGCTGCTGGCCATCGCCGACCAGTTCAAGGGCGACGGCAGCGTCAAGGAAGCGGAAACCGAGGAATGGCGCAGCTGGGACGTCAACAAGCGCCTGGAACACGCCCTGGTCAAGGGCATCACCACCCACATCGTCGAAGACACCGAGGAGTCGCGCCAAAGCTTCAGCCGCCCGATCGAAGTCATCGAGGGCCCGCTGATGTCCGGCATGAACGTGGTTGGCGACCTGTTCGGCGCCGGCAAGATGTTCCTGCCCCAGGTGGTGAAATCCGCCCGGGTGATGAAGCAGGCAGTGGCCCACCTGATCCCGTTCATCGAGCTGGAAAAAGGCGACAAGCCGGAAGCCAAGGGCAAGATCCTCATGGCCACGGTCAAGGGCGACGTACACGACATCGGCAAGAACATCGTCGGCGTGGTCCTGGGCTGCAACGGCTACGACATCGTCGACCTCGGGGTGATGGTGCCGGCGGAGAAGATCCTCCAGGTGGCCAAGGAACAGCAGTGCGACATCATCGGCCTGTCCGGGCTGATCACCCCGTCCCTGGACGAGATGGTCCACGTCGCCCGCGAGATGCAGCGCCAGGATTTCCACCTGCCGCTGATGATCGGTGGCGCCACCACTTCCAAGGCCCACACCGCGGTGAAGATCGAGCCCAAGTACAGCAATGACGCGGTGGTCTACGTCACCGACGCCTCACGCGCCGTGGGTGTGGCCACCCAGCTGCTGTCCAAGGAGCTCAAGGCCGGCTTCGTCGAGAAGACCCGGGAAGAGTACGTGGAAGTGCGCGAGCGCACCGCCAACCGCAGCGCCCGCACCGAACGCCTGAGCTACGCCGCGGCCATCGCCAAGAAGCCGCAGTTCGACTGGGCCGGCTACCAGCCGGTCAAGCCGACCTTCACCGGCGCCCGGGTGCTGGACAACATCGACCTCAAGGTACTGGCCGAATACATCGACTGGACGCCGTTCTTCATCTCCTGGGACCTGGCCGGCAAGTTCCCGCGCATCCTTGAGGACGAAGTGGTGGGTGAAGCCGCCACCGCGCTGTACAAGGACGCCCGGGAGATGCTCGACAAGCTGATCAACGAGAAGCTGATCAGTGCCCGGGCGGTGTTCGGCTTCTGGCCGGCCAACCAGGTGCAGGACGACGACCTGGAAGTCTACGGCGACGACGGCCAGCCCCTGGCCCGCCTGCATCACCTGCGCCAGCAGATCATCAAGACCGACGGCAAGCCGAACTTCTCCCTGGCCGACTTCGTCGCGCCCAAGGACAGCGGCATCACCGATTACGTGGGCGGCTTCATCACCACCGCCGGGATCGGTGCCGAGGAAGTGGCCAAGGCCTATCAGGACGCCGGCGACGACTACAACTCGATCATGGTCAAGGCCCTGGCCGACCGCCTGGCCGAGGCCTGCGCCGAGTGGCTGCACCAGCAGGTGCGCAAGGATTACTGGGGCTACGCCAAGGACGAGCAACTGGACAACGAGGCGCTGATCAAGGAGCAGTACAGCGGCATCCGCCCTGCCCCGGGCTACCCGGCCTGCCCGGATCACACCGAGAAGAGCACGCTGTTTGCCCTGCTCGACCCCGAGGCCAGCGAAGGCCGCGCCGGCCGCAGCGGCGTGTTCCTGACCGAGCACTTCGCCATGTTCCCGGCGGCGGCGGTCAGCGGCTGGTACTTCGCCCACCCGCAGGCGCAGTATTTTGCCGTGGGCAAGGTCGACAAGGATCAGGTGCAGAGCTACACCGAGCGCAAGGGCCAGGACCTGGCGGTCAGCGAACGCTGGCTGGCGCCGAACCTGGGCTACGACAACTGA
- a CDS encoding CbtA family protein — MIKRIAQTAGFTGLLAALLLTLLQSLWVAPLILQAETYEQAPAAEAHEHASGAMAAHSHDAEAWEPEDGWQRTLSTTGGNLVVAVGFALMLAGLYTLRAPSRASQGLLWGLAGYATFCLAPTLGLPPELPGTAAADLVQRQVWWIGTAASTAVGIALIVFAGHWLLKLLGVAIIAVPHVIGAPQPEVHSMLAPEALEAQFKIASQLTNAAFWLALGLISAWLFRRKNTDLYPA; from the coding sequence ATGATCAAGCGTATTGCGCAAACCGCAGGGTTCACCGGGCTGCTGGCGGCCCTGCTGCTGACCCTGCTGCAAAGCTTGTGGGTCGCTCCGCTGATCCTGCAGGCGGAAACCTATGAACAGGCTCCGGCCGCCGAAGCCCATGAACATGCCTCCGGCGCCATGGCCGCGCACAGCCACGATGCCGAAGCCTGGGAGCCGGAAGACGGCTGGCAGCGCACGCTGTCCACCACCGGCGGCAATCTGGTGGTAGCGGTCGGCTTCGCCCTGATGCTGGCCGGGCTCTACACCCTGCGCGCGCCCAGCCGTGCCTCGCAAGGCCTGCTCTGGGGGCTCGCCGGCTATGCGACCTTCTGCCTGGCGCCCACTCTGGGCCTGCCGCCGGAATTGCCGGGCACTGCAGCCGCCGACCTGGTGCAGCGCCAGGTGTGGTGGATCGGGACTGCCGCGTCCACCGCAGTGGGCATTGCCCTGATCGTGTTCGCCGGCCATTGGCTGCTGAAACTGCTGGGCGTGGCGATTATCGCCGTGCCCCACGTGATCGGCGCGCCCCAACCTGAAGTGCACTCGATGCTGGCGCCAGAAGCGCTGGAAGCACAGTTCAAGATTGCCTCGCAGTTGACCAATGCCGCCTTCTGGCTGGCCCTGGGGCTGATCAGCGCCTGGCTGTTCCGGCGCAAGAACACGGACCTGTACCCGGCATGA
- the cobM gene encoding precorrin-4 C(11)-methyltransferase, translating into MTVYFIGAGPGDPELITVKGQRLIHRCPVIIYAGSLVPAAVLEGHRADRVINSAELHLEQIIEAIREAHAQGQDVARVHSGDPSLYGAIGEQIRCLRELGIPYEIVPGVTATAACAALLGAELTLPDVSQSVILTRYADKTAMPAGEEFASLAAHGATMAIHLGVNHLEKIVAELLPHYGADCPIAVVHRATWPDQDWALGTLADIAKKVAAKGFRRTALILVGRVLATDAFSESSLYRAGHAHLYRP; encoded by the coding sequence ATGACTGTCTATTTCATCGGTGCCGGCCCCGGCGACCCGGAGCTGATCACCGTCAAGGGCCAGCGCCTGATCCATCGCTGCCCGGTGATCATCTACGCCGGCTCGCTGGTGCCCGCGGCCGTCCTCGAAGGTCACCGTGCGGACCGGGTGATCAACAGTGCCGAACTGCACCTGGAACAGATCATCGAGGCGATCCGCGAGGCCCATGCCCAAGGCCAGGATGTGGCCCGGGTGCACTCCGGGGACCCGAGCCTGTATGGCGCCATCGGCGAACAGATCCGCTGCCTGCGGGAGCTGGGCATTCCCTACGAGATCGTCCCCGGAGTCACCGCCACCGCTGCCTGCGCCGCCCTGCTGGGGGCCGAATTGACCCTGCCGGATGTGTCCCAGAGCGTGATCCTGACCCGCTATGCGGACAAGACCGCCATGCCCGCCGGCGAAGAGTTCGCCAGCCTCGCGGCCCACGGCGCCACCATGGCGATCCACCTGGGGGTCAATCACCTGGAAAAGATCGTCGCCGAGCTGCTGCCCCATTACGGCGCCGACTGCCCGATTGCCGTGGTGCATCGGGCCACCTGGCCGGATCAGGACTGGGCGCTGGGCACCCTGGCGGACATTGCCAAGAAGGTTGCGGCCAAGGGCTTCCGGCGCACGGCGCTGATTCTGGTAGGCCGGGTACTGGCCACGGACGCGTTCAGCGAATCGTCGCTGTACCGCGCCGGGCACGCGCACCTCTATCGCCCCTGA
- the cobW gene encoding cobalamin biosynthesis protein CobW, with amino-acid sequence MKTLAKLPVTIVTGFLGSGKTTLLRHMLDNAQGRRIAVIVNEFGELGIDGEILKQCAIGCTEEEASGRVYELANGCLCCTVQEEFFPVMRELVARRGDLDHILIETSGLALPKPLVQAFQWPEIRSACTVDAVITVVDSPAVAAGTFAAFPEQVDAQRKLDPNLDHESPLHELFADQLSSADLVILNKTDLIDPADLAKVRLEVAEELPPAVKVIEASSGRLPLDVLLGLGAGSEEHIDSRHSHHDHHHDGDDDHDDHDHDAFDSISIELPQADESLLLDALTQLVVKHGILRVKGFAAIPNKPMRLLIQGVGTRFDKHFDRKWGADEARTTRLVLIGQELDAAQLEAQLRAALSV; translated from the coding sequence ATGAAAACACTGGCCAAACTTCCCGTCACCATCGTCACCGGCTTCCTTGGCTCGGGTAAGACCACCTTGCTGCGGCACATGCTGGACAACGCCCAGGGCCGGCGCATCGCGGTGATCGTCAACGAGTTCGGCGAGCTGGGCATCGATGGCGAAATCCTCAAACAATGCGCCATCGGCTGCACCGAGGAAGAGGCCAGCGGCCGGGTCTACGAGCTGGCCAACGGCTGCCTGTGCTGCACCGTGCAGGAAGAGTTCTTCCCGGTGATGCGTGAACTGGTGGCGCGCCGTGGCGATCTGGACCACATCCTCATCGAAACCTCCGGCCTGGCCCTGCCCAAGCCCCTGGTCCAGGCCTTCCAGTGGCCGGAAATCCGCAGTGCCTGCACCGTCGACGCGGTGATCACCGTGGTCGACAGCCCGGCCGTGGCCGCCGGCACCTTTGCCGCGTTCCCCGAGCAAGTAGACGCCCAGCGCAAGCTCGACCCCAACCTGGACCACGAATCGCCGCTGCACGAGCTGTTCGCCGACCAGCTGTCCAGCGCCGACCTGGTGATCCTCAACAAGACCGACCTGATCGATCCCGCAGACCTGGCCAAGGTGCGCCTGGAAGTGGCCGAGGAACTGCCGCCGGCGGTCAAGGTCATCGAAGCCAGCAGCGGCCGCCTGCCACTGGACGTGCTGCTGGGCCTGGGCGCCGGTTCCGAGGAACACATCGACAGCCGTCACAGCCACCACGACCATCACCACGACGGCGATGACGACCACGACGACCACGACCACGACGCCTTCGATTCCATCTCCATCGAACTGCCCCAGGCCGACGAAAGCCTGCTGCTGGACGCCCTGACCCAGCTGGTGGTCAAGCACGGCATCCTGCGGGTCAAGGGCTTTGCCGCGATCCCCAACAAGCCGATGCGCCTGCTGATCCAGGGCGTGGGCACCCGCTTCGACAAACACTTCGACCGCAAGTGGGGCGCCGATGAAGCCCGCACCACGCGCCTGGTGCTGATCGGCCAGGAACTGGACGCCGCCCAGCTCGAAGCGCAACTGCGCGCCGCGCTCAGCGTGTAA
- a CDS encoding cobalamin biosynthesis protein → MIDMRAAPALVVGLGCRKGCPVTTLRALLEQVLQAHRLESGQLLALASIDLKRNEPGLLQLADQLALPLTCFSSSQLAPYASRLSHRSQIAFERSGCYGVAESAALALAEQLHPGPARLLIPRQKYAQATLALAASR, encoded by the coding sequence ATGATCGACATGCGCGCGGCGCCGGCCCTGGTGGTCGGCCTGGGTTGCCGGAAGGGCTGCCCAGTGACCACGCTGCGCGCCCTGCTTGAGCAGGTACTGCAAGCCCACCGCCTGGAGAGCGGGCAACTCCTGGCCCTGGCCAGCATCGACCTGAAGCGCAACGAGCCCGGCCTGCTGCAACTGGCGGATCAACTGGCCCTGCCGCTGACCTGCTTCAGCAGCAGTCAACTGGCGCCATACGCCTCGCGCCTGAGCCACCGCTCGCAGATTGCCTTTGAACGCAGCGGCTGCTACGGCGTTGCCGAAAGCGCCGCCCTGGCCCTGGCCGAACAGTTGCACCCCGGTCCGGCCCGGCTGTTGATCCCCCGCCAGAAATACGCCCAGGCCACCCTCGCATTGGCCGCCAGCCGGTAA
- the nfuA gene encoding Fe-S biogenesis protein NfuA: MSAITITDAAHDYLADLLSKQNTPGIGIRIFITQPGTQYAETCIAYCKPGEEKPEDKALGLKSFTAYIDAFSEGFLDDAVVDYATDRMGGQLTIKAPNAKVPMVNADSPINERINYYLQTEINPGLASHGGQVSLIDVVDDGIAVLQFGGGCQGCGQADVTLKEGIERTLLERIPELKGVRDVTDHTQKENAYY, from the coding sequence ATGAGCGCCATAACCATTACCGACGCCGCCCACGATTATCTGGCTGATCTGCTGTCCAAGCAGAACACCCCGGGGATTGGCATCCGCATCTTCATCACCCAGCCAGGTACTCAGTACGCCGAGACCTGCATCGCCTATTGCAAGCCGGGCGAAGAGAAACCCGAAGACAAGGCCCTGGGCCTGAAGAGCTTCACCGCCTATATCGACGCCTTCAGCGAGGGTTTCCTCGATGATGCGGTGGTCGATTACGCCACCGACCGCATGGGCGGCCAACTGACCATCAAGGCGCCCAACGCCAAGGTGCCGATGGTCAATGCCGACAGCCCGATCAACGAGCGCATCAACTACTACCTGCAAACCGAGATCAACCCGGGGTTGGCCAGCCATGGCGGCCAGGTCAGCCTGATCGACGTGGTGGACGACGGCATCGCCGTGCTGCAATTCGGCGGTGGTTGCCAGGGCTGCGGCCAGGCCGACGTGACCTTGAAGGAAGGCATCGAGCGCACCCTGCTCGAGCGCATCCCCGAGCTCAAGGGTGTACGTGATGTCACCGACCACACGCAGAAAGAAAACGCCTACTACTAA
- a CDS encoding fatty acid cis/trans isomerase, whose protein sequence is MPYRFVVASALLLLSSLCMAQGPAPAISYTRDIQPIFTEKCVACHACYDSACQLNLGSGEGASRGASKIPVYDGERSDAQAPTRLFYDASGKAAWQRQGFYSVLDAQGSQAALMARMLELGHRTPLQPNAKLPSDIVLGLSRENMCPQPGEFDAYAGAHPKEGMPLAVTGLSDQQYQTLQRWLASGAPIDEQGLAPSARESLQVAQWENLLNAPGARESLVARWLYEHWFLAHIYFEGGEPGHFFQWVRSRTPSGQPIDLINTRRPNDDPGTQVYYRLWPVQGVIVHKTHITYPLSAAKMARVKTLFYSGDWQVNALPGYGPARRANPFETFEAIPAKARYQFMLDNAEYFVRTFIRGPVCRGQIATDVIRDNFWALFQAPEHDLYITDPAYRGQATPLLAMPGQNDDVGSVLSLWLAYRDKRNEYEALRRDFYAEAPAPSWSSLWAGNDNALLSIFRHFDSASVTKGLIGEVPQTMWLFDYPLLERTYYQLAVNFDVFGNVSHQAQTRLYFDLIRNGAEQNFLRLMPAGTREDFLDDWYQNSGKFKMWLDYESIDDGKRSALKLDLKDPKKDFANQLLARYGELNAKPDPINRCDGAYCSRPNIDPALQDAEQALSRLASRPAAGLRVIEQLPEATLLRVQAPSGKREFYSMLRNRAHSNVAFMLGESLRYQPGLDTLTIFPGILSSYPNFMFNVPAEQVPAFVQAMQEARDAASFEKVVERWGIRRSHPQFWQYFHDQTRYLQETDPVEAGVLDMNRYENL, encoded by the coding sequence ATGCCGTACCGTTTTGTCGTTGCCAGCGCTTTGCTGCTGCTCAGTTCATTGTGCATGGCCCAGGGTCCGGCGCCGGCCATTTCCTATACCCGCGACATCCAGCCGATCTTTACCGAGAAGTGCGTGGCCTGTCATGCCTGCTACGACTCCGCTTGTCAGCTCAACCTGGGCAGCGGCGAAGGCGCGAGCCGCGGCGCGTCGAAGATCCCGGTGTACGACGGCGAGCGCAGCGACGCCCAGGCGCCCACGCGGCTGTTCTATGACGCCAGCGGCAAGGCGGCCTGGCAGCGCCAGGGCTTCTATTCGGTGCTCGATGCCCAGGGCAGCCAGGCGGCGCTGATGGCGCGCATGCTCGAACTCGGCCACCGCACGCCATTGCAGCCCAATGCCAAGCTGCCCAGTGACATCGTGCTGGGCCTGAGCCGCGAGAACATGTGCCCGCAGCCGGGTGAATTTGACGCCTATGCCGGTGCTCATCCCAAGGAAGGCATGCCCCTGGCCGTCACCGGCCTCAGCGACCAGCAATACCAGACCCTGCAACGCTGGCTGGCCTCCGGCGCACCAATCGACGAGCAGGGCCTGGCCCCCAGTGCCCGGGAAAGCCTGCAAGTGGCCCAGTGGGAAAACCTGCTCAACGCCCCCGGCGCCCGGGAAAGCCTGGTGGCGCGCTGGCTCTACGAGCACTGGTTCCTCGCCCATATCTATTTCGAAGGCGGCGAGCCGGGGCACTTCTTCCAGTGGGTGCGCTCGCGTACCCCCAGCGGCCAGCCCATCGACCTGATCAACACCCGGCGCCCCAACGACGATCCGGGCACCCAGGTGTATTACCGCCTGTGGCCGGTGCAGGGGGTGATCGTGCACAAGACCCACATCACCTACCCGCTGAGCGCGGCGAAGATGGCCCGGGTCAAGACCCTGTTCTACAGCGGCGACTGGCAGGTCAACGCCTTGCCCGGCTACGGGCCGGCGCGCCGGGCCAACCCGTTCGAGACTTTCGAGGCGATTCCGGCCAAGGCCCGCTACCAGTTCATGCTGGATAACGCCGAATACTTCGTGCGCACCTTCATTCGCGGCCCGGTGTGTCGCGGGCAGATCGCCACGGATGTGATTCGCGACAACTTCTGGGCGCTGTTCCAGGCCCCGGAACACGACCTGTACATCACCGACCCGGCCTATCGCGGCCAGGCCACGCCGCTGCTGGCGATGCCCGGGCAGAACGACGATGTCGGCAGCGTGCTCAGCCTGTGGCTGGCCTATCGCGACAAGCGCAACGAATACGAAGCCCTGCGCCGCGACTTTTATGCCGAGGCCCCGGCGCCCAGCTGGTCCAGCCTGTGGGCCGGCAACGACAACGCGCTGCTGAGCATCTTCCGCCACTTCGACAGCGCCTCGGTGACCAAGGGCCTGATCGGCGAAGTGCCGCAAACGATGTGGCTGTTCGACTACCCGTTGCTGGAGCGCACCTACTATCAGTTGGCGGTGAATTTCGATGTGTTCGGCAACGTTTCCCACCAGGCCCAGACCCGGCTGTACTTCGACCTGATCCGCAACGGCGCCGAGCAGAACTTCCTGCGCCTGATGCCAGCGGGCACCCGCGAGGACTTCCTCGATGATTGGTACCAGAACAGCGGCAAGTTCAAGATGTGGCTGGACTACGAGTCCATCGACGACGGCAAGCGCAGCGCGCTGAAGCTCGACCTCAAGGACCCGAAAAAAGACTTCGCCAACCAGTTGCTGGCGCGTTACGGCGAGCTCAACGCCAAGCCCGATCCGATCAACCGCTGTGACGGCGCCTACTGTTCGCGCCCGAACATCGACCCGGCGCTGCAGGACGCCGAGCAGGCCCTGAGTCGCCTGGCGTCGCGTCCGGCGGCGGGGCTCAGGGTCATCGAGCAACTGCCCGAGGCGACGTTGCTGCGGGTCCAGGCCCCGAGCGGCAAGCGCGAGTTCTACAGCATGCTGCGCAATCGAGCCCACAGTAACGTGGCCTTCATGCTCGGCGAGTCGCTGCGCTACCAGCCGGGGCTGGACACCTTGACGATTTTCCCGGGCATTCTCAGCAGCTACCCGAACTTCATGTTCAACGTTCCGGCCGAGCAGGTGCCGGCGTTTGTCCAGGCCATGCAAGAGGCGCGGGATGCCGCCAGCTTCGAGAAGGTCGTCGAGCGCTGGGGCATTCGTCGCAGCCACCCGCAGTTCTGGCAGTACTTCCACGACCAGACCCGCTACCTGCAGGAAACCGACCCGGTGGAGGCCGGGGTTCTGGACATGAACCGTTACGAAAACCTCTGA